Proteins found in one Syntrophorhabdus sp. genomic segment:
- a CDS encoding dephospho-CoA kinase, with protein MITIGITGIIGSGKTTACAALKARGMPVIDLDALAKRMLTLAEVHEEIQREFGNGLVVDGEIVVERLRDIVFADKEKLRRLERITHPRVRAELWRQVDELGRAGERAVVVDGPLLFETGLYRELDRTVVVSADMDVVRERLKVRGMAPDDIEKRILNQIPLKKKEEAADYVLFNNGTREDLERNIEALLERINEWEVRTRCTLTT; from the coding sequence ATGATAACCATCGGCATAACGGGGATCATCGGCAGCGGCAAGACGACAGCCTGTGCGGCCCTCAAGGCCCGAGGCATGCCCGTCATAGACCTCGATGCCCTGGCGAAGAGAATGCTCACCCTCGCGGAGGTCCACGAGGAGATACAGCGGGAGTTCGGCAACGGCCTTGTCGTCGACGGGGAGATAGTGGTCGAGAGACTGAGGGACATCGTCTTTGCCGATAAGGAAAAGTTGAGGAGACTCGAGAGGATCACCCACCCGCGGGTGAGGGCCGAGCTCTGGCGGCAGGTCGACGAGCTTGGCCGGGCGGGCGAAAGGGCGGTCGTCGTCGACGGGCCCCTTCTTTTCGAAACGGGTCTTTACAGGGAGCTCGACAGAACCGTCGTCGTCAGCGCCGACATGGACGTCGTGCGGGAAAGGTTAAAAGTACGGGGCATGGCCCCCGACGACATAGAGAAGCGGATACTGAACCAGATACCGCTCAAGAAAAAGGAAGAGGCGGCAGACTATGTGCTATTCAACAATGGAACGAGAGAGGACCTCGAGAGGAACATCGAGGCCCTTCTGGAAAGGATCAATGAATGGGAGGTAAGAACTCGATGCACCTTAACGACCTAA